Genomic window (Deltaproteobacteria bacterium):
CAAGCAACCAGCCAAAAACCGACACGATCGTCGCAGCTGAGAAGTCACCGGAACCCTCACCAGAAGCGACTCCCACGATTATCGAAATCCCAGAAATCCGCCTCGCTGGAGGAAAAGTCACGTTCCTGGATGAAACACAAGAAAGACCGTTTCAGACGACCCTTGCTGATCTCAACATCACTGTCCGTCAGGTCAGTACAGACGCGGCAAAACCACTCACAGTCGAAGTGTCGTGTAAAAGCGATGCAGGAGAAGTCATTCAACAGACGGGAACGATCGTACGGGAGCCCCTCAAGGCGGAGGGTTCCGTCTCTGCTCAGCAACTGCTCATTAATCGCTACTCGCCGTATTATGCCAAGCACATTTTGTTTGATATCGAAGACGGGAAAATCGATGTAGCAACACAATTTTCCTATAGCAAAGGAGCAGAGGCCAATGCCACAACAACTCTCACCGGGTTGGCAGTCTCACTGAATGCCCTGCGGCTACGAAAGCAGGGAGAGAAAGAGGACTTTCTTAACATCCCGACCTTCGCGATCAAGGATGCAGCTCTCGATGTCGAGAAACAGCTAGTGACTGTAAATGAAGTCACTACCGGGAAGGCAACAGTGCGAGTCCGACGCGAAAGCGATGGCACTGTGAGTCTCGCGACGCTTGTCCCTGCAGCCCACGTTCCGGAGAAAAAAGCGCCTCCAGTACGCAAAGGAAAAAAGGCTGTCAAAAGTTCCCAAACACCACCAGTCCCGCAAGCGACTGCCGCAACACCGTGGCTCGTACAAGTGAAAAAGATCAACCTCGACCAATATACCGTGCAGGTCGATGATAGAGTGCCACCACAACCGGTTTCAATTCTGGCAGCCCCGCTCAGCATCACGGTGGAAAATTTCTCGACCGACAAGAACAATAAATTCAAGGCTGCTGTCCGTTTGACCTTGAATAAGACCGGTAGCATCGCTCTCGATGGCCCGATCGGCCTCACGCCACTTTCTACTACACTCAAGGTGAATACGAAAGGAATCGATATCTTACCGTTTCGCCCTTACTTTGCCGACAAACTGAAGATCGCGTTGACCAGTGGGGCAGTGTCTGCTGAAGGGAACCTTTCCCTTCAGTCGGATAAAGACAACAACCTGCAAGTAACCTACGCTGGACAAGCCGCAGTGACCAAGCTTACGACTATCGACAAAGCCACCTCAGAGGATTTCCTCAAATGGAAGTCACTCTATGTCACTGGGATAAACTTCAACACCAGCCCGCTACGTGTGGACATTAATGAGGTCGCGCTCGCTGATTTCTACTCGCGCCTCATCATCAACCCCGACACCACCCTCAACGTCCAAAGTATCGCCGTTGACCAACCCGCAAGCTCACCATCAGCTACGACACCACAAGCTGCCAGCGCTTCTTCACCGGCGTCACCTTCCTCACCTACGCCAGCGTCACAACCATCCGCAACCGCAACACCGATCAAAATCACCAAAGTCACGCTGCAAGGCGGAACCGTCGATTTTAGTGATCATTTCATCAAACCGAATTACTCCGCCAAACTGACTCAGCTTGGTGGACGGGTATCAGAGCTTCTCTCTACTAGTACCACTCCTGCAGATGTCGACCTGCGTGCCCATCTCGATAACGTTGCTCCGCTCACCATTACAGGCAAGGTAAATCCGTTCAGTAAAGATTTGTTTGTTGACCTGTCGGTCGATTTTAAAGATGTCGACCTCAATCCGATGACACCATACTCTGGGAAGTATGCGGGCTACACGATCGAGAAAGGCAAACTCACGCTCAATCTCCACTATCTGATTGCGAATCGCCAACTCAAAGCAGAGAACAAAGTCGTCATCGACCAATTCACCTTTGGTGATTCCGTCAACAGTCCTGACGCTACTGGGCTACCGGTTAAGCTTGCCATCTCTCTGCTCAAAGATCGCAACGGCACGATCAAGTTGGATGCCCCCCTCACAGGTTCCCTCGACGACCCACAATTCAGTGTTTGGGGAACCCTCGTACAGGTCATCACGAACCTGATCGCCAAGGCCGCCACAGCACCATTCGCCTTGATCGGTGCTGCACTTAGAGGTGGCGGCGGTGAAGAAATGAATCAGATTGAGTTTGCCTACGGGCGCGCAATGTTGGACGAGCCTGCGCAGGAAAAGATGAAAAAGATCGGCGACGCCTTGGCGGACCGCCCGTCATTGAGTCTTGATGTTTCCGGGTACGTAGAAAAAGACAAGGATCTCGACGGCCTTAAACTGTATCGTTTTGAGCGGCAACTGAAAGCTCAGAAACTGAATGATGAAGGAAAGAAAGCCGGAGAAGAGGCCTCATTAGATGAGGT
Coding sequences:
- a CDS encoding DUF748 domain-containing protein, translated to MMNLSRVLTLGFWKKFLLWSLIGLAVFTLFGFFGLPYILQYVVETQATKLLHRQTTVHEVRFNPFHLTLQMKGLNIKDRNGSDPFVSFEELALDLEAASIWERGPIVRDILLRSPHLAIVRNDDQSYNFSDLLEEFTAKPEPQPEPPPATEPLRFSFNNIRLENGRIDFDDRPKKSQHTVADLNIGVPFLSNLPYDIDVYTQPSFSVNVNGTPINLTGRSKPFSDSRETALDVNINNIELPKYLEYVPADLRFKLTSGSLSTKLALSFTQPQEQTPALIVNGKIGLNQLAVTDLEGHPIVTLPLLDVPVESLDVFGRKVNLGTILLQGPEIHLQLDKAGVLNVTTLVGDQKAETKIATVSESQGESTTGQQPVESEKTEEPKTEAAPLPHGTSNQPKTDTIVAAEKSPEPSPEATPTIIEIPEIRLAGGKVTFLDETQERPFQTTLADLNITVRQVSTDAAKPLTVEVSCKSDAGEVIQQTGTIVREPLKAEGSVSAQQLLINRYSPYYAKHILFDIEDGKIDVATQFSYSKGAEANATTTLTGLAVSLNALRLRKQGEKEDFLNIPTFAIKDAALDVEKQLVTVNEVTTGKATVRVRRESDGTVSLATLVPAAHVPEKKAPPVRKGKKAVKSSQTPPVPQATAATPWLVQVKKINLDQYTVQVDDRVPPQPVSILAAPLSITVENFSTDKNNKFKAAVRLTLNKTGSIALDGPIGLTPLSTTLKVNTKGIDILPFRPYFADKLKIALTSGAVSAEGNLSLQSDKDNNLQVTYAGQAAVTKLTTIDKATSEDFLKWKSLYVTGINFNTSPLRVDINEVALADFYSRLIINPDTTLNVQSIAVDQPASSPSATTPQAASASSPASPSSPTPASQPSATATPIKITKVTLQGGTVDFSDHFIKPNYSAKLTQLGGRVSELLSTSTTPADVDLRAHLDNVAPLTITGKVNPFSKDLFVDLSVDFKDVDLNPMTPYSGKYAGYTIEKGKLTLNLHYLIANRQLKAENKVVIDQFTFGDSVNSPDATGLPVKLAISLLKDRNGTIKLDAPLTGSLDDPQFSVWGTLVQVITNLIAKAATAPFALIGAALRGGGGEEMNQIEFAYGRAMLDEPAQEKMKKIGDALADRPSLSLDVSGYVEKDKDLDGLKLYRFERQLKAQKLNDEGKKAGEEASLDEVKIEQDEYLKYLTMAYKKADFPKPRNMVGLVKDLPQEEMETLMFTHIEVTDEDLHELAKHRAAVVREYLLAAAQLDTGRVFLVEPKSIFADQKEAVKGSRVELAIK